A genomic region of Pseudomonas sp. MPC6 contains the following coding sequences:
- a CDS encoding DUF3313 domain-containing protein — protein sequence MNLSRKLFIGAALSSLLLGGCTSKVTEREQYSGYLSNYNNLQQVTTTSGDTAMRWVSPSWNPDAYNTAAFNKLELYPAPQPNERVNRQTLDELQNYMTSKVQGVLGQKYRVVPSAKSAPAGSKTLIMRAAITGVNAENEGMKWYEVIPVAAIVGGVSAATGHRDQDTTLFIEAEFIDASNNQTVAKVVRKVFGSTLENTSQKITANDFKSAINKLTSDLQAFIR from the coding sequence ATGAACCTGTCCCGAAAACTGTTTATCGGCGCTGCGCTGTCCAGCCTGCTGCTCGGCGGTTGCACCTCGAAAGTCACCGAGCGTGAGCAGTACTCCGGCTATCTGTCCAACTACAACAACTTGCAGCAGGTCACCACCACCAGCGGCGACACAGCCATGCGGTGGGTGAGCCCGTCCTGGAATCCAGATGCCTATAACACCGCGGCCTTCAACAAGCTGGAGCTCTACCCGGCGCCACAGCCCAACGAGCGGGTCAATCGGCAAACCCTGGACGAGTTGCAGAACTACATGACCAGCAAGGTCCAAGGTGTACTGGGCCAGAAATACCGGGTGGTGCCGAGCGCAAAATCAGCGCCGGCCGGTTCAAAAACGCTGATCATGCGCGCGGCGATCACCGGGGTGAATGCCGAGAACGAAGGTATGAAGTGGTATGAAGTGATTCCGGTCGCCGCCATCGTCGGCGGTGTTTCCGCCGCCACTGGCCACCGCGATCAAGACACCACACTGTTCATCGAGGCCGAGTTCATCGACGCGAGCAACAATCAGACGGTAGCCAAAGTCGTGCGCAAGGTATTCGGCAGCACACTGGAAAACACTAGCCAGAAAATCACCGCTAACGATTTCAAATCGGCAATCAATAAACTGACCAGCGATTTGCAGGCGTTCATCCGGTAA
- a CDS encoding OprD family porin: protein MTHFLTRRALLPLLGMLPIAGVDASDFIEDSKLKLQLRNVYFNENFRDEHGLSARSASTAKSERTEWAQGFLLDFQSGFTPGVVGFGADALGLLGVRLDSGRGRSGTGLLPVHDDGRAADEFASAGAAAKVKLAKTTLKYGTLLPKTPVLIYNDARLLPQTYQGGQVISTDIDNLTLTAGHLDRFKLRDSTDSVPIVADGYTGDKGGNFTYAGGDYTLGKHTRLSYFHGELENFYRQDFAGIQHDFPLGPGMLTGDLRYFNSHDDGRAYASTIDNEMLSGQLSYAVAGHTFGGGYQRLSGTAGLPYISGATVYSFSNVGIGKFIEEDEKTWMLSYGYDFAPLGVPGLTFMTRYLKGNDGKSDTQIKESERDTELAYVIQSGAFKGLGVKVRNYVYRADFARGRDSNRIYFTYDIAIW, encoded by the coding sequence ATGACCCATTTCCTGACTCGCAGGGCGCTTTTACCTCTTCTGGGGATGTTGCCGATTGCAGGTGTTGATGCGAGCGATTTCATCGAAGACAGCAAACTGAAGTTGCAGCTGCGCAATGTCTACTTCAACGAAAACTTTCGTGATGAGCATGGTTTGAGTGCCCGTTCGGCCAGCACGGCTAAAAGCGAGCGCACCGAGTGGGCGCAGGGCTTCCTGCTGGATTTTCAGTCAGGCTTCACGCCCGGCGTCGTGGGTTTCGGGGCCGACGCCTTGGGTTTGCTGGGAGTCAGGCTCGATTCCGGGCGTGGCCGCAGCGGCACCGGGCTTCTTCCTGTGCATGACGACGGCCGGGCTGCGGACGAATTTGCCAGTGCCGGGGCCGCGGCCAAGGTCAAGCTGGCCAAGACCACGCTCAAGTACGGCACGCTGCTGCCCAAGACGCCTGTTTTGATCTACAACGACGCGCGCTTGCTACCGCAGACCTATCAGGGGGGGCAAGTCATCAGCACCGACATCGATAACCTGACCCTGACAGCGGGACATCTGGACCGTTTCAAGCTGCGCGATTCCACCGATAGCGTACCGATCGTTGCCGATGGTTACACCGGCGACAAAGGCGGGAATTTCACCTACGCCGGTGGCGACTACACACTCGGCAAGCACACGCGCTTGAGCTACTTCCATGGCGAGCTGGAAAACTTTTATCGTCAGGACTTTGCAGGCATCCAGCACGATTTTCCGTTAGGCCCCGGGATGTTGACGGGCGACCTGCGCTACTTCAACAGCCACGACGACGGACGTGCCTACGCCTCGACAATCGATAACGAGATGCTCAGCGGTCAGCTGTCTTACGCGGTTGCCGGGCACACCTTTGGAGGCGGTTATCAAAGACTCAGCGGTACCGCAGGACTGCCTTACATCAGTGGCGCAACGGTGTACTCGTTCAGTAACGTCGGTATCGGCAAGTTCATCGAAGAGGACGAAAAAACCTGGATGCTCAGCTACGGTTATGACTTTGCGCCCTTGGGTGTACCAGGCCTGACGTTCATGACCCGTTACCTGAAGGGCAACGATGGCAAGTCCGACACCCAGATCAAAGAGTCCGAACGTGACACTGAACTGGCTTACGTCATCCAGAGCGGTGCATTCAAAGGCCTGGGGGTGAAAGTGCGTAATTATGTCTATCGCGCGGACTTCGCACGTGGCCGCGATAGTAATCGGATTTATTTCACCTACGACATTGCGATCTGGTAA
- a CDS encoding LysR family transcriptional regulator → MRLTLDHLVMLKTLSEVDSVTAVAERLWLTPSAVSHRIREAERRLGVSLTERSAGKLRLSPAGVRLERAAKDIIAILNEAESEARSMAGGVTAFVRMGVTSYGPFRWIPKFIKHYSSLRPDIEITLVTVPRDDVYASLMQGRIDVSIIDDGMVPSGVAKLPLFRDDLIAIMATDHPLAGRKNIYAEDFKTYNLVTYSTDRASGWEYDRFFAPASILPRRMITVELIEAIVELVRSGYGISILQRDLVTPSLERGELAWAALNDGLDIAWNAIVRPSEREDSEVNKMVTELSAWIKNAGNPAHR, encoded by the coding sequence ATGAGACTCACTCTGGATCACCTTGTGATGCTGAAAACCCTGTCGGAAGTCGATTCAGTGACAGCCGTTGCCGAGCGCTTATGGCTGACCCCCTCTGCGGTCAGTCACCGAATACGCGAGGCGGAACGGCGGCTAGGTGTGAGCCTGACCGAAAGATCGGCAGGAAAATTAAGACTCAGCCCTGCTGGCGTGCGCCTGGAACGAGCCGCCAAGGACATCATCGCGATACTCAATGAAGCCGAGTCTGAAGCGAGGTCCATGGCCGGAGGCGTTACGGCTTTTGTTCGTATGGGGGTGACCTCCTACGGCCCGTTTCGCTGGATTCCAAAATTCATCAAGCATTACTCAAGCCTGCGGCCGGATATTGAGATCACCCTGGTGACCGTGCCTCGCGATGACGTCTACGCGAGCCTGATGCAAGGACGGATTGACGTGTCCATCATTGATGACGGCATGGTGCCGAGTGGTGTAGCAAAACTGCCCCTTTTTCGGGACGACCTGATTGCGATCATGGCCACCGACCATCCCCTTGCGGGAAGGAAAAATATTTACGCCGAAGACTTCAAGACCTACAACCTGGTGACGTACTCGACCGATCGCGCGAGTGGCTGGGAATACGATCGGTTCTTCGCCCCCGCCAGCATCTTGCCGCGCCGCATGATCACGGTGGAATTGATCGAAGCCATCGTCGAACTCGTGCGCTCGGGCTACGGAATCAGCATATTGCAACGCGACCTGGTGACCCCCAGCCTCGAGCGCGGGGAGCTTGCGTGGGCCGCCCTGAATGACGGCCTCGACATCGCCTGGAACGCCATTGTTCGTCCCTCGGAACGGGAGGACAGTGAGGTCAATAAAATGGTGACGGAGCTGAGTGCCTGGATTAAAAATGCAGGGAACCCTGCGCACCGCTGA
- a CDS encoding VOC family protein: protein MSIFTHVTVGTNDLQKARSFYDNVLGALGLKRIADLNENGSIWGESAPSFFVLKPANGAPASVGNGVTVSFEAPDRAAIDAFHAAALACGGTCEGTPGPRGWAPDAYAAYARDLDGNKLAAYCFKAA from the coding sequence ATGAGCATCTTCACTCACGTCACCGTCGGTACCAACGATCTGCAAAAGGCCCGCAGTTTTTACGACAATGTACTCGGCGCACTCGGCCTCAAACGCATCGCGGATCTGAATGAGAATGGATCGATCTGGGGTGAGAGTGCCCCGTCCTTCTTCGTATTGAAACCGGCAAACGGCGCTCCAGCCAGCGTCGGCAACGGGGTCACTGTCAGCTTTGAAGCACCGGATCGCGCTGCAATCGATGCCTTTCACGCGGCGGCTCTGGCCTGCGGCGGCACCTGCGAAGGCACACCCGGGCCTCGAGGCTGGGCACCTGATGCGTATGCCGCCTATGCCCGGGATCTGGACGGTAACAAGCTGGCCGCGTACTGCTTCAAGGCCGCCTAA
- a CDS encoding methyl-accepting chemotaxis protein yields the protein MNILNTSKFSTKLLTAFVICALITLAVGGLGMVGISRLATALSLTFSNSLVSVGNTNETLASLTAHNRLLYRLLDSEASGMSEADKARIQQTLATEQARAEQAFATYRGTPLEEDERVAGDRYEALWPAYVAATRQILELLNAGDIARARTRLNALSLDEFREARECLHAMLQSIDRQIKQGAEGAQALNVSSTLMLSVGIVIAFVVAAVLGMLVTRMITRPLAVAVASAQRIATGDLTQRISTARGDEAGQLLNALADMQGGLKQTIEEIAKASDQLASAAEELNAVTEESTRGLTRQNDEIQQAATAVNQMTAVVEEVARNAVSTSDASKTATEDAVDGRAQVDHTLKGISTMVQQITGSTETVTELAGHIREVSKVLDVIRSIAEQTNLLALNAAIEAARAGEQGRGFAVVADEVRALAHRTQASTVEIEGMINTVQSGANGAVIAMGKSLSLATSTQEQARRAGTALEKITDMVVTINERNLVIASASEEQAQVAREVDRNLLNIQDHSTQSAAGANQTSASSQELARLAISFKDLVAQFKL from the coding sequence ATGAACATTCTGAACACGTCCAAGTTTTCGACCAAGCTGCTGACCGCGTTCGTCATCTGCGCCCTGATCACCTTGGCCGTGGGTGGGTTGGGAATGGTCGGGATCAGCCGTTTGGCCACTGCGCTGTCGTTGACCTTTTCCAACAGTCTGGTCTCGGTGGGCAACACCAACGAGACCCTGGCCAGTCTGACCGCGCATAACCGCCTGCTGTACCGGTTGCTCGACTCTGAGGCCAGTGGCATGTCTGAAGCGGACAAGGCACGTATTCAGCAGACCCTGGCGACCGAGCAGGCACGGGCGGAACAAGCCTTCGCAACCTACCGCGGCACACCGCTGGAGGAGGATGAGCGGGTGGCGGGGGACCGGTACGAAGCCCTGTGGCCTGCTTATGTGGCCGCGACCCGGCAGATCCTGGAACTGTTGAACGCTGGCGATATTGCCCGGGCACGCACTCGCTTGAACGCGCTATCCCTGGATGAATTCAGAGAGGCCCGCGAGTGCCTGCACGCCATGCTCCAGTCGATCGATCGGCAGATCAAACAGGGTGCCGAGGGTGCGCAAGCACTCAACGTCAGCTCTACGCTGATGCTGTCGGTCGGGATCGTGATCGCCTTTGTGGTGGCCGCTGTCCTGGGCATGCTGGTTACCCGCATGATCACTCGCCCATTGGCAGTGGCGGTCGCGAGTGCCCAGCGCATTGCCACGGGCGATCTGACTCAGCGTATTTCCACTGCCCGTGGCGATGAAGCGGGGCAACTGCTCAATGCCTTGGCGGATATGCAAGGCGGTTTGAAACAGACTATCGAGGAGATCGCCAAGGCCTCGGATCAGTTAGCCTCGGCCGCCGAAGAGCTGAACGCGGTCACCGAGGAAAGCACCCGTGGCCTGACACGGCAGAATGACGAAATCCAGCAGGCGGCCACCGCGGTCAATCAAATGACCGCGGTGGTCGAGGAAGTGGCACGTAACGCGGTCTCGACCTCCGATGCCTCTAAAACCGCGACCGAAGACGCCGTCGATGGACGTGCTCAGGTCGACCATACGCTCAAGGGCATCAGCACCATGGTGCAACAGATTACCGGGTCGACCGAGACAGTGACCGAACTGGCCGGGCACATCCGGGAAGTCAGCAAGGTACTGGACGTGATCCGCAGCATCGCCGAACAGACCAACCTGTTGGCGCTCAACGCGGCCATCGAAGCCGCCCGTGCCGGCGAGCAAGGGCGCGGGTTTGCTGTGGTGGCCGATGAAGTGCGCGCACTGGCCCATCGCACCCAGGCCTCGACTGTCGAAATCGAAGGCATGATCAATACCGTGCAATCGGGCGCCAACGGGGCCGTCATCGCCATGGGCAAGAGCCTGTCGCTGGCCACCAGCACCCAGGAACAGGCCCGGCGTGCCGGGACTGCGCTGGAGAAGATTACCGACATGGTCGTCACCATCAACGAGCGTAATCTGGTGATCGCCTCGGCGTCCGAAGAGCAGGCTCAGGTTGCCCGCGAAGTGGACCGCAACCTGCTGAACATCCAGGACCACTCGACCCAGAGTGCAGCAGGTGCCAACCAGACCAGCGCTTCCAGCCAGGAACTGGCACGGCTGGCCATCTCCTTCAAGGACCTGGTCGCGCAGTTCAAGCTGTAA
- a CDS encoding dicarboxylate/amino acid:cation symporter has translation MGDAMKVVKSLYFQILCAVLLGVVVGHFWAQQAIALKPLGDAFIKLIKMMIAPVVFCTIVTGIAGMSDKRSLGRLLSKTMLLFLGLTVISLIIGLVAVYLFKPGAGMNIDPSQLSTAGLSQYTESAAKLGVVEFFMHIIPDTFIGAFSKGEVLPVLFIAVLCGFALSSLGERGKPVLDVLEAASQMVFKIFSYLMRFAPIGAFGALAFTVGQYGITSLGSLAKLIMTLYIACGFFVFVVLGSICRAHGFSLWKLLRYLREEFLVVLGTSSTEPVMPRMLEKLQALGCKKGVVGLVLPTGYSFNLDGTAIYLSLAAIFIAQACNIDLTFTQTLTMLAIMLLSSKGAAGVTGSGFVALASTLTVIHDIPLAGLALLIGIDRFMSEARALTSLASNAVATVVISISENACDRQVLLATLDGKAPTPLADDQAWEPAEIARQG, from the coding sequence ATGGGTGATGCCATGAAAGTCGTAAAATCGCTCTACTTCCAGATCCTCTGCGCGGTACTGCTGGGTGTCGTTGTTGGCCATTTCTGGGCTCAACAGGCCATTGCCCTCAAGCCGCTGGGTGATGCCTTCATCAAGCTGATCAAGATGATGATCGCCCCCGTGGTGTTCTGCACTATCGTCACGGGCATCGCCGGGATGAGTGATAAACGCTCCCTGGGTCGCTTGCTGAGCAAGACCATGCTGCTGTTTCTCGGGTTGACGGTGATCAGCCTGATCATCGGCCTGGTGGCGGTCTACCTGTTCAAGCCGGGCGCGGGCATGAATATCGATCCGAGCCAATTGAGCACCGCAGGGTTGTCGCAATACACGGAGTCGGCAGCCAAGCTTGGGGTCGTCGAGTTTTTCATGCACATCATCCCCGACACCTTCATCGGTGCGTTCAGCAAAGGTGAAGTGCTGCCCGTCTTGTTTATCGCCGTGCTCTGCGGTTTTGCCCTGTCATCGCTGGGTGAGCGCGGCAAGCCTGTACTCGATGTGCTCGAAGCCGCATCGCAGATGGTTTTCAAGATCTTTTCCTACCTGATGCGCTTTGCGCCGATCGGTGCCTTCGGGGCGCTGGCGTTCACAGTCGGGCAGTACGGCATCACCTCGCTGGGTTCGTTGGCGAAGTTGATCATGACGTTGTACATCGCCTGCGGTTTCTTTGTCTTTGTGGTGCTTGGCAGCATTTGCCGCGCCCATGGTTTCAGCCTGTGGAAGTTGCTGCGCTACCTGCGTGAAGAGTTTTTGGTGGTGCTGGGGACGTCCTCTACCGAACCGGTGATGCCGCGCATGCTGGAAAAACTCCAGGCGCTGGGTTGCAAGAAAGGTGTCGTGGGGCTGGTGTTGCCGACGGGGTATTCGTTCAACCTCGATGGCACGGCGATCTACCTGTCGCTGGCGGCAATCTTTATTGCACAGGCCTGCAATATCGACCTGACCTTCACGCAGACCCTCACCATGCTGGCAATCATGCTGCTGTCCTCCAAGGGCGCAGCAGGGGTCACCGGTAGCGGCTTTGTGGCATTGGCCTCCACGCTGACGGTGATCCATGACATTCCGCTGGCAGGCCTGGCCTTGCTGATCGGTATCGACCGCTTCATGTCCGAAGCACGTGCGCTGACCAGCCTGGCAAGCAACGCCGTGGCGACCGTGGTGATCTCGATTTCCGAGAACGCCTGTGACCGTCAGGTCCTGCTCGCCACCCTGGACGGAAAAGCGCCGACGCCACTGGCAGACGATCAGGCCTGGGAACCTGCCGAAATCGCCAGACAGGGTTAA
- a CDS encoding glycine betaine ABC transporter substrate-binding protein, whose product MKYRKNLLASLLTLGVLAASASSQASGWCDSGKPVKFAGLNWESGMLLTDIMMIVLKEGYGCATDQLVGNTIILETALASNDIQVFGEEWMERSEVWKKAAAAGKVVAIGSPIMGAVQGWYVPRYVVEGDAKRNKPARAPDLKTVADLSKYPEVFRDAEEPSKGRFYNCPAGWICEQENTEMLKDYGLENTFTNFRPGTGAALDAAVLSSYKRGEPVLFYYWSPTPLMGQIDAIRLEEKPGVDKTVVTKVGISKAFHEQAPELVAVLEKVNIPIELLNQNLARMTRERIESPKLARIFLKEHPEVWRNWVDEAVANKIQAAL is encoded by the coding sequence ATGAAATACAGGAAGAACTTGCTGGCCTCGTTACTCACACTTGGCGTACTCGCTGCCAGTGCTTCAAGCCAGGCTTCAGGGTGGTGTGATTCGGGCAAGCCGGTAAAGTTTGCCGGCCTGAACTGGGAAAGCGGGATGCTGCTCACCGACATCATGATGATTGTGCTCAAGGAAGGGTACGGCTGTGCAACCGACCAGTTGGTCGGCAATACCATCATTCTCGAGACCGCTCTGGCCAGCAACGACATCCAGGTATTCGGCGAAGAGTGGATGGAGCGTAGCGAAGTCTGGAAAAAGGCCGCAGCGGCCGGAAAGGTCGTTGCGATTGGCTCACCGATCATGGGTGCCGTCCAGGGCTGGTACGTGCCGCGTTATGTGGTTGAGGGGGACGCAAAACGTAACAAGCCGGCCCGAGCGCCGGACCTTAAAACGGTCGCTGACCTGAGCAAATACCCTGAGGTTTTTCGAGACGCGGAAGAGCCGTCCAAGGGCCGCTTCTACAACTGTCCTGCGGGTTGGATTTGTGAACAGGAAAACACTGAGATGTTGAAAGACTACGGTCTGGAAAACACCTTCACCAACTTCCGCCCGGGAACAGGCGCTGCATTGGATGCCGCTGTACTGTCCAGCTACAAGCGCGGTGAACCGGTGCTGTTCTACTACTGGTCACCGACGCCGCTGATGGGACAGATCGATGCGATACGGCTGGAAGAAAAGCCGGGTGTCGATAAAACCGTGGTGACCAAAGTCGGTATTTCCAAAGCCTTCCATGAGCAGGCACCCGAGCTGGTTGCAGTGCTGGAGAAGGTCAATATTCCCATCGAGCTGTTGAATCAGAACCTGGCGAGGATGACCAGGGAACGCATCGAATCGCCCAAGCTGGCCAGGATTTTCCTCAAGGAACACCCGGAGGTGTGGCGCAACTGGGTGGATGAAGCCGTCGCCAACAAAATCCAGGCAGCGCTTTAA
- a CDS encoding citrate:proton symporter, which translates to MLALLGLAMVVVFTYLIMSKRLSPIVALTVVPIVFALIGGFGGTTGKMMLDGLKMVAPSAALLLFAILFFGLMIDSGLFDPLIRKILKRVNGDPMKIAIGTALLSLTVALDGDGTTTYMITCAAMLPLYKRIGMNPMILATIAMLSLSIMSGLTPWGGPATRAIAALGVDAGDYFIPLLPTMIGGAAWVVFTAFLLGRAERKRIGNTLLQSGGGDCYIKAILEDTPHKRPKLAYVNLLLVIGVMIALVMGLAHSAILFLIGFVLALMINYPQLDIQKERILAHSGNAMTVVLLVFAAGVFAGIFSGTKMVDALAQTLVEWIPPSWGHLFPLVVAITSMPLTFVLSNDAYYFGVVPILANAAAAYGIDPVEIARASVLGQPVHLMSPLVASTLLLVGMVDRDIGDFQRATVKWAVLTSLVITALALLTGALTLFA; encoded by the coding sequence ATGCTCGCCTTACTCGGCCTGGCCATGGTGGTAGTGTTCACCTACCTGATCATGTCCAAGCGTTTGTCGCCGATCGTTGCGTTGACCGTGGTGCCGATCGTCTTTGCCCTGATTGGCGGTTTTGGCGGGACCACCGGGAAAATGATGCTCGACGGCCTGAAAATGGTCGCACCGTCGGCCGCGCTGCTGTTGTTCGCGATTCTGTTTTTCGGGTTGATGATCGACTCGGGATTGTTCGACCCGCTGATCCGCAAAATTCTCAAGCGGGTCAACGGCGACCCGATGAAAATCGCCATCGGCACCGCGCTGCTGTCGTTGACTGTGGCGTTGGATGGGGATGGCACCACCACCTACATGATCACCTGTGCGGCGATGCTGCCGCTGTATAAGCGCATCGGCATGAACCCGATGATCCTGGCCACGATTGCCATGCTGTCGCTGAGCATCATGAGCGGCTTGACCCCATGGGGTGGCCCGGCGACCCGGGCAATTGCTGCGCTGGGCGTGGATGCCGGAGACTATTTCATTCCGTTGTTGCCGACCATGATCGGCGGCGCCGCCTGGGTGGTGTTCACGGCATTTCTGCTGGGGCGCGCCGAACGCAAGCGGATCGGCAATACCCTGCTTCAGAGCGGCGGTGGCGATTGCTACATCAAGGCCATTCTGGAAGACACTCCGCACAAACGCCCGAAGCTGGCCTATGTGAACCTGCTGCTAGTGATCGGGGTCATGATTGCGCTGGTGATGGGCCTGGCCCATTCGGCGATTTTGTTCCTGATCGGTTTCGTCCTGGCGCTGATGATCAACTACCCGCAACTGGACATTCAAAAGGAACGCATCCTCGCCCATTCCGGCAACGCCATGACCGTGGTGCTGCTGGTGTTCGCCGCCGGCGTTTTCGCCGGGATTTTCTCCGGCACTAAAATGGTCGATGCCTTGGCACAGACGCTGGTGGAGTGGATTCCACCGTCCTGGGGACACCTGTTTCCGCTGGTGGTGGCGATTACCAGCATGCCGCTGACGTTCGTGCTGTCCAACGACGCCTATTACTTCGGCGTGGTACCAATCCTCGCCAATGCAGCTGCGGCCTACGGCATCGACCCGGTGGAAATTGCCCGGGCGTCGGTCCTGGGCCAGCCGGTGCACTTGATGAGCCCGCTTGTCGCTTCGACCCTGCTGCTGGTGGGCATGGTCGATCGCGATATCGGCGACTTCCAGCGTGCCACCGTGAAATGGGCGGTACTCACTTCCCTGGTGATCACTGCGTTGGCTTTGCTGACCGGGGCCTTGACGCTGTTCGCCTGA
- a CDS encoding 4-oxalomesaconate tautomerase, producing the protein MQRIPCVLMRGGTSKGPVFLAWDLPVSIEQRDELLLSVMGSGHELEIDGIGGGSPQTSKVAIVSPSLHPDADVDYLFVQVMVSQRRVDTAPNCGNMLCAVGPFAIEQGLVKAGGNSTRVRIRNLNTGTFVTSEVHTPGGKVSYEGDTVIDGVPGSAAPVQLTFLDAAGSKTGKLFPTGNTQDCFDGIAVTCIDMAMPMLIIEACHLGKRGDETPAELDADKDFLQRLESLRLQAGRAMGLGDVSDKVIPKPVLVSPAKAGGTLQVRYFMPHNCHRALAITGSIGLATACVSEGSVVAQMLGSTAEPRLQQVRIEHPSGGIDVVLSYTGNDGKTIRASVVRTARRLFSGFVYAPVSQRLAG; encoded by the coding sequence ATGCAACGTATTCCTTGTGTGTTAATGCGCGGCGGTACCTCAAAGGGGCCGGTTTTTCTCGCTTGGGATCTTCCGGTGTCCATTGAGCAACGCGATGAGCTGTTGCTCTCGGTCATGGGTTCCGGTCACGAGCTGGAGATCGACGGCATCGGCGGCGGCAGCCCGCAGACCAGCAAGGTGGCCATCGTCAGCCCTTCACTGCACCCGGATGCCGATGTGGATTACCTGTTCGTGCAGGTCATGGTTTCCCAGCGCCGGGTCGATACCGCGCCGAATTGCGGCAACATGCTTTGCGCGGTCGGGCCGTTTGCCATCGAGCAGGGCCTGGTCAAGGCAGGCGGCAACTCCACCCGCGTGCGGATCCGCAATCTCAACACGGGCACCTTCGTCACGTCTGAAGTGCACACCCCTGGCGGCAAAGTCAGCTATGAAGGCGATACCGTCATCGATGGCGTACCGGGCAGCGCAGCGCCGGTTCAACTGACATTTCTCGATGCGGCGGGCAGCAAGACCGGCAAGCTGTTTCCTACCGGCAACACCCAGGATTGCTTCGACGGCATCGCGGTGACCTGCATCGATATGGCGATGCCGATGCTCATTATCGAGGCGTGCCACTTGGGCAAGCGTGGTGATGAAACACCGGCCGAACTGGACGCCGACAAAGACTTTCTGCAGCGCCTCGAATCCCTGCGTTTGCAGGCGGGCAGGGCCATGGGGCTGGGTGATGTCAGCGACAAGGTTATCCCCAAGCCTGTACTGGTGTCGCCAGCCAAGGCGGGAGGCACGTTGCAGGTTCGTTACTTCATGCCGCACAACTGCCATCGAGCGCTGGCCATTACCGGTTCCATCGGTCTGGCCACGGCCTGTGTCAGCGAGGGCAGTGTGGTCGCGCAGATGCTCGGTTCCACCGCTGAGCCGCGGTTGCAACAGGTGCGAATCGAGCATCCGAGCGGTGGTATCGACGTCGTACTGTCATACACCGGGAATGACGGTAAAACGATCCGTGCCTCGGTGGTTCGTACCGCGCGAAGGTTGTTTTCCGGCTTTGTCTACGCCCCGGTTTCTCAACGACTCGCCGGGTAG
- a CDS encoding S-(hydroxymethyl)glutathione dehydrogenase/class III alcohol dehydrogenase, with amino-acid sequence MNKIKSRAAVAFAANQPLQIVEVDVAPPQAGEVLVRIIATGVCHTDAFTLSGADPEGIFPVILGHEGGGIVVAIGEGVTSLAVGDHVIPLYTPECGECKFCTSGKTNLCQKIRATQGKGLMPDGTSRFSYKGQPIFHYMGTSTFSEYTVLPDISLAKIPKDAPLDKVCLLGCGVTTGIGAVLNTAKVEEGATVAIFGLGGIGLAAIIGATMAKAGRIIAIDINPAKFEIARQLGATDCINPKDYDRPIQEVIVEMTEGGVDYSFECIGNVNLMRAALECCHKGWGESVIIGVAGAGQEISTRPFQLVTGRVWRGSAFGGVKGRSELPSYVEKAKTGEIPLSTFITHTMGLEDINKAFDLMHEGKSIRTVIHF; translated from the coding sequence ATGAATAAGATCAAATCACGGGCGGCTGTCGCGTTCGCGGCCAATCAGCCCCTGCAAATTGTCGAAGTCGATGTGGCACCGCCACAGGCCGGGGAAGTGCTGGTGCGGATCATCGCAACCGGTGTCTGCCATACCGATGCCTTTACGCTGTCCGGTGCCGACCCGGAAGGTATCTTTCCGGTCATTCTCGGTCATGAAGGCGGCGGTATCGTCGTGGCTATCGGCGAGGGGGTGACTTCCCTCGCAGTGGGCGATCATGTGATCCCGCTGTACACCCCCGAATGCGGCGAATGCAAATTCTGTACATCCGGCAAGACCAACCTTTGTCAGAAGATCCGTGCCACTCAAGGCAAGGGCCTGATGCCGGATGGCACCAGTCGCTTTTCCTACAAGGGCCAACCCATATTCCATTACATGGGCACCTCGACCTTTTCCGAATACACCGTGCTGCCGGACATTTCCCTGGCGAAAATCCCCAAGGATGCGCCGCTGGACAAGGTCTGCCTGCTCGGTTGCGGCGTGACCACCGGCATAGGTGCGGTACTCAACACGGCCAAGGTGGAAGAGGGCGCCACCGTGGCCATCTTCGGCCTGGGCGGTATCGGCCTGGCGGCGATCATTGGCGCCACCATGGCCAAGGCGGGTCGAATCATCGCGATCGATATCAACCCGGCCAAGTTCGAGATCGCCCGGCAATTGGGCGCCACTGACTGCATCAACCCCAAGGATTACGACAGGCCCATCCAGGAGGTGATCGTCGAGATGACCGAGGGTGGCGTGGACTACTCCTTCGAATGCATCGGTAACGTCAATCTCATGCGTGCAGCTTTGGAGTGTTGCCATAAGGGGTGGGGCGAGTCGGTGATCATCGGAGTCGCGGGTGCCGGCCAGGAAATCAGTACCCGACCGTTCCAGCTGGTGACCGGCCGTGTCTGGCGCGGCTCCGCTTTCGGCGGAGTCAAAGGTCGCAGCGAATTACCTTCTTATGTCGAGAAGGCTAAAACCGGTGAAATCCCGCTAAGCACCTTCATCACCCATACCATGGGGCTTGAAGACATCAACAAGGCCTTCGATTTGATGCATGAAGGCAAGAGCATACGCACCGTCATTCACTTTTAA